The following proteins come from a genomic window of Diorhabda carinulata isolate Delta chromosome X, icDioCari1.1, whole genome shotgun sequence:
- the LOC130900784 gene encoding uncharacterized protein CG1161, which translates to MQYYLLILSLSSIFAFSTAQSYDDKRCKCICPSISSVTNKTESKNHTSRILYITNVPPNKCNCDGVILPRIGQDIVGKEQEFCPRCDCKYENRNTTIIKVVVIIVIWVISILVIYMAFLIILDPLLNKRIKGNYQEHTNEEDEVAAGSMSHNMSVRGNVLNRVGHQQDKWKRQVKEQRKNIYDRHTMLN; encoded by the exons gctCAATCCTATGACGACAAAAGATGTAAATGTATATGTCCCAGTATATCGTCTGTGACAAATAAAACTGAATCAAAAAATCATACATCCAGAATTTTGTACATTACGAATGTACCTCCAAACAAATG caATTGTGATGGGGTAATCCTGCCAAGAATCGGTCAAGATATTGTTGGAAAAGAACAAGAATTCTGTCCTAGATGTGattgtaaatatgaaaacagAAATACTACAATTATTAAAGTGGTCGTAATAATTGTTATCTGGGTGATTTCAATATTGGTAATTTACATGGcctttttaataatattggaTCCTTTGTTGAATAAGAGAATCAAAGGAAACTACCAGGAACATACAAATGAGGAG GATGAGGTAGCGGCCGGATCAATGTCGCACAATATGAGCGTAAGAGGAAATGTGTTGAATAGAGTCGGACACCAACAGGACAAATGGAAAAGACAAGTTAAAGAGCagcgaaaaaatatttatgatcgTCATACCATGTTGAATTAG